The proteins below are encoded in one region of Oryzias melastigma strain HK-1 linkage group LG9, ASM292280v2, whole genome shotgun sequence:
- the myl2b gene encoding myosin, light chain 2b, regulatory, cardiac, slow, producing MAPKKAKKRAEGASSNVFSMFEQAQIQEFKEAFTIMDQNRDGFIDKNDLRDTFAALGRLNVKQEEIDDMLKEAPGPINFTVFLTMFGEKLKGADPEETILNAFKVFDPEGTGTLKKDFVTEMLTTQADRFSAEEMEQMFVAFPPDVAGNLDYKNLVHIITHGEEKDQE from the exons gccCCCAAGAAGGCAAAGAAGAGAGCTGAGGGAGCAAGCTCCAATGTGTTCTCCATGTTTGAACAGGCCCAGATCCAGGAGTTCAAGGAG GCTTTCACCATCATGGATCAAAACAGAGACGGCTTCATCGACAAGAACGACCTGAGAGACACGTTTGCTGCTTTGG GCCGTTTGAATGTCAAGCAGGAGGAGATTGATGACATGCTGAAGGAGGCACCGGGGCCGATCAATTTTACAGTCTTCCTCACCATGTTTGGGGAGAAACTAAAAG GTGCTGACCCAGAGGAGACCATCCTCAATGCCTTCAAAGTCTTTGACCCTGAAGGAACAGGAACATTAAAGAAAGACTT TGTGACGGAGATGCTGACAACACAGGCGGACAGGTTCTCCGCTGAAGAG ATGGAGCAGATgtttgtggcatttcctccagATGTGGCTGGAAACCTGGACTACAAGAACCTGGTCCACATCATCACACACGGTGAAGAGAAAGACCAAGAATAG